In Eschrichtius robustus isolate mEscRob2 chromosome 2, mEscRob2.pri, whole genome shotgun sequence, a single window of DNA contains:
- the LOC137759981 gene encoding zinc finger protein 791-like isoform X1, which translates to MCLRFQDPVAFEDVAVNFTLEEWALLGPSQKKLYRDVMRETLRNLASVGEKWEDHNTEDQYKNQGRNLRSHTLRRRCESEEGSQGGENISLIPNLNLNKKNSTAVKPWECSVCGKVFMSRSSFNRHVRSHTAPKPSRYQEYGKKPYKCKVCGKAFSYLQPFQKHESNHGIEKSYKCKECGKSFRYRQSVRKHERTHTGEKPYQCKQCGKAFRYHQTFQTHERTHTGEKPYECKQCGKALSCPSSFRSHERTHTGEKPYECKKCSKAFSCPSSLRKHERTHTGEKPYDCKECGKAFISLGSFQRHMITHTGVGPYKCKECGKAFNCPSSYRIHERSHTGEKPYECKQCGRAFSCSSSFRTHERTHTGEKPYQCKECGKAFHWLTTFQVHVRTHTGEKPYICKQCGKALSCPTSFRRHERTHTAEKPYECKQCGKTFSSPLGLQIHERTHTGEKPYKCEKCGKAFVSLTSFRRHMMTHTGDGPYKCKECGKAFNCPSSFRIHERTHTGEKPYECKICGKAFSCSSYVQVHERTHTGEKPYECKECGKAFIYRTTFRGHMRMHTGEKPYKCKDCGKAFSRPSSYRSHERIHTGEKLLECKHCGRAFNWPTSLHKHVMRMHTG; encoded by the exons GACCCAGTGGCCTTTGAGGATGTGGCTGTGAACTTTACCTTGGAGGAGTGGGCTCTGCTGGGGCCTTCACAGAAGAAACTCTACAGAGATGTGATGCGGGAAACCTTGAGGAACCTGGCGTCAGTAG GGGAAAAATGGGAAGACCATAACACTGAAGATCAGTACAAAAACCAGGGAAGAAATCTGAG aagtcATACATTACGGAGACGCTGTGAAAGTGAAGAAGGTAGTCAAGGTGGTGAAAACATCAGCCTTATTCCAAATCTTAATCTGAACAAGAAAAATTCTACTGCAGTAAAACCATGGGAGTGCAGTGTGTGTGGAAAAGTCTTCATGAGTCGTTCATCCTTTAATAGGCACGTTAGATCTCACACTGCACCCAAACCATCCAGGTATCAGGAATATGGAAAGAAGCCTTATAAATGTAAGgtatgtgggaaagccttcagttATCTCCAGCCTTTTCAAAAACATGAAAGTAATCATGGTATAGAGAAATCCTacaaatgtaaggaatgtgggaaatccTTTAGATATCGCCAATCTGTTCGAAAACATGAACggactcacactggagagaaaccctatcaaTGTAAacaatgtgggaaagcctttcgATATCATCAAACctttcaaacacatgaaaggactcacacaggggagaaaccctatgaatgtaagcaATGTGGTAAAGCCCTCAGTTGTCCAAGTTCCTTTCGAAGTCATGAAAGGACTCAtactggagaaaaaccctatgaatgtaaaaaGTGTAGTAAAGCCTTCAGTTGTCCCAGTTCTCTTCGAAAACATGAGAGAACTCACACGGGAGAGAAACCTTACGactgtaaggaatgtgggaaagccttcatttctcttggaagcTTTCAAAGACACATGATAACACATACTGGAGTTGGACCTtataaatgtaaggaatgtggaaaaGCATTCAATTGTCCCAGTTCATATAGAATACATGAAAGATCtcacactggagaaaaaccctatgaatgtaaacaATGTGGTAGAGCCTTCAGTTGTTCCAGTTCCTTTCGAACACATGAAagaactcacactggagagaaaccttatcaatgtaaggaatgtggaaaagccttccATTGGCTCACCACTTTTCAAGTCCATGTGAGAACTCACACTGGCGAAAAACCCTATATATGTAAGCAGTGTGGTAAAGCCCTCAGTTGTCCCACTTCATTTCGAAGACATGAACGGACTCACACTgcagagaaaccctatgaatgtaagcaATGTGGGAAAACCTTCAGTTCTCCTCTAGGTTTGCAAATACATGAAagaactcacactggagagaaaccctataaatGTGAGAAATGTGGGAAAGCATTTGTTTCTCTCACAAGCTTTCGAAGACACATGATGACGCACACTGGAGATGGACCTtataaatgtaaggaatgtgggaaagcatTTAATTGTCCCAGTTCATTTCGAATACATGAAAGAacccacacaggagagaaaccctatgaatgtaaaatATGTGGTAAAGCCTTCAGTTGTTCCAGTTATGTTCAAGTACATGAAAGaactcatactggagagaaaccctatgaatgtaaggaatgtgggaaagccttcatttACCGCACAACCTTTCGAGGTCACATGAGAATGCACACTGGTGAGAAACCGTATAAATGTAAAGactgtgggaaagcctttagtCGACCCAGTTCATACAGAAGCCATGAAagaattcacactggagagaaacttCTTGAATGTAAGCATTGTGGGAGAGCCTTTAATTGGCCCACATCCTTACATAAACATGTCATGAGAATGCACACTGGATAA
- the LOC137759981 gene encoding zinc finger protein 791-like isoform X2 codes for MDPVAFEDVAVNFTLEEWALLGPSQKKLYRDVMRETLRNLASVGEKWEDHNTEDQYKNQGRNLRSHTLRRRCESEEGSQGGENISLIPNLNLNKKNSTAVKPWECSVCGKVFMSRSSFNRHVRSHTAPKPSRYQEYGKKPYKCKVCGKAFSYLQPFQKHESNHGIEKSYKCKECGKSFRYRQSVRKHERTHTGEKPYQCKQCGKAFRYHQTFQTHERTHTGEKPYECKQCGKALSCPSSFRSHERTHTGEKPYECKKCSKAFSCPSSLRKHERTHTGEKPYDCKECGKAFISLGSFQRHMITHTGVGPYKCKECGKAFNCPSSYRIHERSHTGEKPYECKQCGRAFSCSSSFRTHERTHTGEKPYQCKECGKAFHWLTTFQVHVRTHTGEKPYICKQCGKALSCPTSFRRHERTHTAEKPYECKQCGKTFSSPLGLQIHERTHTGEKPYKCEKCGKAFVSLTSFRRHMMTHTGDGPYKCKECGKAFNCPSSFRIHERTHTGEKPYECKICGKAFSCSSYVQVHERTHTGEKPYECKECGKAFIYRTTFRGHMRMHTGEKPYKCKDCGKAFSRPSSYRSHERIHTGEKLLECKHCGRAFNWPTSLHKHVMRMHTG; via the exons GACCCAGTGGCCTTTGAGGATGTGGCTGTGAACTTTACCTTGGAGGAGTGGGCTCTGCTGGGGCCTTCACAGAAGAAACTCTACAGAGATGTGATGCGGGAAACCTTGAGGAACCTGGCGTCAGTAG GGGAAAAATGGGAAGACCATAACACTGAAGATCAGTACAAAAACCAGGGAAGAAATCTGAG aagtcATACATTACGGAGACGCTGTGAAAGTGAAGAAGGTAGTCAAGGTGGTGAAAACATCAGCCTTATTCCAAATCTTAATCTGAACAAGAAAAATTCTACTGCAGTAAAACCATGGGAGTGCAGTGTGTGTGGAAAAGTCTTCATGAGTCGTTCATCCTTTAATAGGCACGTTAGATCTCACACTGCACCCAAACCATCCAGGTATCAGGAATATGGAAAGAAGCCTTATAAATGTAAGgtatgtgggaaagccttcagttATCTCCAGCCTTTTCAAAAACATGAAAGTAATCATGGTATAGAGAAATCCTacaaatgtaaggaatgtgggaaatccTTTAGATATCGCCAATCTGTTCGAAAACATGAACggactcacactggagagaaaccctatcaaTGTAAacaatgtgggaaagcctttcgATATCATCAAACctttcaaacacatgaaaggactcacacaggggagaaaccctatgaatgtaagcaATGTGGTAAAGCCCTCAGTTGTCCAAGTTCCTTTCGAAGTCATGAAAGGACTCAtactggagaaaaaccctatgaatgtaaaaaGTGTAGTAAAGCCTTCAGTTGTCCCAGTTCTCTTCGAAAACATGAGAGAACTCACACGGGAGAGAAACCTTACGactgtaaggaatgtgggaaagccttcatttctcttggaagcTTTCAAAGACACATGATAACACATACTGGAGTTGGACCTtataaatgtaaggaatgtggaaaaGCATTCAATTGTCCCAGTTCATATAGAATACATGAAAGATCtcacactggagaaaaaccctatgaatgtaaacaATGTGGTAGAGCCTTCAGTTGTTCCAGTTCCTTTCGAACACATGAAagaactcacactggagagaaaccttatcaatgtaaggaatgtggaaaagccttccATTGGCTCACCACTTTTCAAGTCCATGTGAGAACTCACACTGGCGAAAAACCCTATATATGTAAGCAGTGTGGTAAAGCCCTCAGTTGTCCCACTTCATTTCGAAGACATGAACGGACTCACACTgcagagaaaccctatgaatgtaagcaATGTGGGAAAACCTTCAGTTCTCCTCTAGGTTTGCAAATACATGAAagaactcacactggagagaaaccctataaatGTGAGAAATGTGGGAAAGCATTTGTTTCTCTCACAAGCTTTCGAAGACACATGATGACGCACACTGGAGATGGACCTtataaatgtaaggaatgtgggaaagcatTTAATTGTCCCAGTTCATTTCGAATACATGAAAGAacccacacaggagagaaaccctatgaatgtaaaatATGTGGTAAAGCCTTCAGTTGTTCCAGTTATGTTCAAGTACATGAAAGaactcatactggagagaaaccctatgaatgtaaggaatgtgggaaagccttcatttACCGCACAACCTTTCGAGGTCACATGAGAATGCACACTGGTGAGAAACCGTATAAATGTAAAGactgtgggaaagcctttagtCGACCCAGTTCATACAGAAGCCATGAAagaattcacactggagagaaacttCTTGAATGTAAGCATTGTGGGAGAGCCTTTAATTGGCCCACATCCTTACATAAACATGTCATGAGAATGCACACTGGATAA